A genome region from Nocardia sp. NBC_00565 includes the following:
- a CDS encoding acyl-ACP desaturase, producing the protein MQTLLTDRELLAALADEVELNLGRHIAAADGWQPHDYVPWDDGRNFGFLGGVDWEPEQSELSETAKLALTVSVLIADNLPSYHREIGKYLRTGSWWRWVGRWTAEENRHEIMIRNYLMVTRSVDPVQLERLRMEHMTKGFRRPALHLLDLLATCAFEEAAAAIRHRNTAALGENKMVTAIAERIAVDDELQSIFFAELITAAFGIAPDQTMRAIADSVASFHVPTVALPDGRSSDEVLAEAGIYDGAKEGELVFTPLLERWEFFTRTDIGEVGEKARAELARLRTSSHA; encoded by the coding sequence GTGCAAACTCTCTTGACCGACCGCGAACTGCTCGCGGCCCTCGCGGACGAGGTGGAACTGAACCTCGGGCGCCATATCGCCGCGGCCGACGGCTGGCAGCCGCACGATTACGTGCCGTGGGACGACGGCCGTAATTTCGGCTTCCTCGGCGGAGTCGATTGGGAGCCGGAGCAATCCGAGCTGAGTGAAACCGCCAAGCTGGCGCTGACGGTCAGTGTGCTCATCGCGGACAACCTGCCCTCGTATCACCGCGAGATCGGCAAGTACCTGCGCACGGGATCGTGGTGGCGCTGGGTCGGCCGGTGGACGGCCGAGGAGAACCGGCACGAGATCATGATTCGCAACTACCTCATGGTCACCCGATCGGTCGATCCGGTGCAGTTGGAGCGGCTGCGCATGGAACATATGACCAAGGGCTTCCGGCGGCCCGCACTGCACCTGCTCGACCTGCTGGCCACCTGTGCGTTCGAGGAGGCGGCCGCCGCGATCCGGCATCGCAACACCGCCGCGCTCGGGGAGAACAAGATGGTCACCGCCATCGCCGAGCGCATCGCGGTCGACGATGAGCTGCAGTCGATCTTCTTCGCGGAGCTGATCACCGCGGCGTTCGGCATCGCGCCGGATCAGACGATGCGCGCCATCGCCGACAGCGTGGCGAGCTTCCACGTGCCAACGGTTGCGCTGCCTGATGGGCGCAGCAGTGACGAGGTGCTGGCCGAGGCGGGCATCTACGACGGCGCCAAGGAGGGCGAGTTGGTCTTCACTCCGCTGCTGGAACGGTGGGAGTTCTTCACTCGAACCGATATCGGCGAAGTGGGTGAGAAGGCCCGCGCGGAGCTTGCGCGGCTGCGGACCTCGTCGCACGCCTGA
- the glpX gene encoding class II fructose-bisphosphatase → MTASSPAPSRREAPDRNLALELVRVTEAGAMAAGRWVGRGDKEGGDGAAVDAIRQLVSSVSMRGIVVIGEGEKDEAPMLYNGELVGDGTGPEVDFAVDPVDGTTLMSKGSPGAIAVLAVADRGAMFDPSAVFYMDKIAVGPEAADVIDISVPIGENIRRVAKAKGLSKSDITVCILDRPRHAELIQQVREAGSRIRLIGDGDVAGAIAAARPDSGTDILVGIGGTPEGIIAAAAMRCMGGELQAKLAPKDDEERQKAIDAGHDLDRVLSTTDLVSGDNVFFCATGVTDGDLLRGVRYYGGGASTQSIVMRSKSGTVRMIDAYHRLTKLREYSSVDFIGDEHAVPPLP, encoded by the coding sequence ATGACGGCATCTTCGCCCGCACCCAGCCGCCGTGAGGCACCCGACCGTAACCTCGCGCTCGAACTGGTCCGGGTCACCGAGGCCGGTGCGATGGCCGCGGGCCGCTGGGTCGGCCGCGGCGACAAGGAAGGCGGCGACGGCGCAGCCGTCGACGCCATACGGCAGCTGGTCAGCTCTGTTTCCATGCGCGGCATCGTGGTCATCGGTGAGGGCGAGAAGGATGAAGCGCCCATGCTCTACAACGGTGAACTGGTCGGCGACGGCACCGGTCCCGAGGTCGACTTCGCGGTCGATCCGGTCGACGGCACCACACTGATGTCGAAGGGTTCGCCCGGCGCCATCGCGGTGCTCGCGGTCGCCGATCGCGGCGCGATGTTCGATCCGTCCGCCGTGTTCTACATGGACAAGATCGCGGTCGGCCCGGAGGCCGCCGACGTGATCGATATCTCCGTACCGATCGGCGAGAACATCCGCCGAGTCGCCAAGGCCAAGGGTCTGTCGAAGTCCGATATCACCGTCTGCATCCTGGACCGCCCTCGGCACGCCGAGCTCATCCAGCAGGTGCGCGAGGCGGGTTCACGGATCCGGCTGATCGGTGACGGTGACGTAGCCGGTGCTATCGCGGCCGCGCGTCCCGACTCCGGCACCGACATCCTGGTCGGCATCGGCGGCACCCCCGAGGGCATCATCGCCGCCGCCGCGATGCGCTGTATGGGCGGCGAACTGCAGGCCAAGCTGGCGCCCAAGGACGACGAGGAGCGACAGAAGGCGATCGACGCGGGCCACGACCTGGATCGAGTGCTCAGCACCACGGACCTGGTCTCCGGCGACAACGTCTTCTTCTGCGCCACCGGCGTCACCGACGGCGACCTACTACGCGGCGTCCGCTACTACGGCGGCGGCGCCTCCACCCAGTCGATCGTGATGCGCTCCAAGTCGGGCACCGTCCGCATGATCGACGCCTACCACCGCCTCACCAAGCTGCGCGAATACTCCTCGGTCGACTTCATCGGCGACGAACACGCAGTCCCCCCACTCCCCTGA
- the xseA gene encoding exodeoxyribonuclease VII large subunit, producing MPVRSVSIKVAQWIDRLGSIWVEGQITQINLRPGTSTAFLVLRDTSADMSLSVTCHPDLIRRSEVPLQEGSRVVVYGKLAFFTGRGTISLRAMEIRPVGIGELLARIERLKALLAAEGLFDPRLKRPIPFLPKTIGLITGRAGAAERDVLTVARNRWPAVRFEIRNTAVQGPSSVPQMLQALAELDRDPAVEVIVLARGGGSVEDLLPFSDEALCRAIVAATTPIVSAIGHEPDNPLCDLVADLRAATPTDAAKRIVPDAAAELAGVRDMRARAAAALRGWVDRETRALAQLRSRPVLADPLRELDRRYDEIERLRTAARRTVEQLIRTEDTATRHLREKLTAVGPAATLARGYAVVQRVNGKQRHVVRSIEDAPAGSQLRIRVADGAITAAALGTQALGKTDTGRN from the coding sequence ATGCCGGTGCGTTCGGTATCCATCAAGGTCGCGCAATGGATCGATCGGCTCGGCAGCATCTGGGTCGAGGGCCAGATCACCCAGATCAACCTGCGCCCCGGCACCAGCACCGCATTCCTGGTGCTGCGTGACACCTCCGCCGATATGTCGCTGTCGGTGACCTGTCATCCGGACCTCATCCGCCGATCCGAGGTCCCGCTGCAGGAAGGCAGCCGGGTCGTCGTCTACGGCAAACTCGCGTTCTTCACCGGTCGCGGCACGATTTCGTTGCGCGCCATGGAGATTCGCCCGGTCGGTATCGGCGAACTGCTGGCCCGCATCGAACGTTTGAAGGCATTGCTCGCCGCGGAGGGACTCTTCGATCCCCGGCTGAAGCGGCCGATTCCGTTCCTGCCCAAGACCATTGGACTGATCACCGGCCGCGCCGGCGCCGCCGAGCGTGATGTGCTGACCGTGGCCCGCAACCGTTGGCCCGCAGTGCGTTTCGAGATCCGCAATACCGCGGTACAGGGCCCGAGCTCGGTCCCGCAGATGCTGCAGGCGCTGGCCGAACTCGACCGCGATCCGGCCGTCGAGGTGATCGTGCTGGCCCGCGGCGGTGGCAGTGTCGAGGATCTGCTGCCCTTCTCCGATGAGGCGCTATGCCGCGCGATAGTCGCCGCGACCACCCCGATCGTCAGCGCGATCGGCCACGAACCCGATAACCCGCTCTGCGATCTCGTCGCCGACCTGCGCGCGGCCACCCCGACCGACGCCGCCAAGCGCATCGTGCCCGATGCGGCCGCCGAACTGGCCGGGGTCCGCGATATGCGGGCCCGCGCCGCCGCCGCGCTGCGCGGCTGGGTCGATCGCGAGACCAGGGCGCTGGCGCAGCTGCGCTCCCGGCCGGTGCTCGCCGACCCGCTGCGCGAACTCGACCGCCGCTACGACGAGATCGAGCGCCTGCGTACCGCCGCGCGCCGCACCGTCGAACAGTTGATCCGCACCGAAGACACCGCCACCCGCCACCTGCGCGAGAAACTCACCGCCGTGGGACCGGCCGCCACCCTGGCCCGTGGCTACGCTGTCGTGCAGCGCGTCAACGGCAAGCAGCGGCATGTGGTCCGCTCGATCGAGGACGCGCCGGCGGGCAGTCAGCTGCGGATCCGGGTCGCCGACGGCGCGATCACCGCGGCGGCATTGGGCACGCAGGCATTGGGCAAGACCGACACCGGGAGGAACTGA
- a CDS encoding exodeoxyribonuclease VII small subunit — MADSGKDDELAEISTFGYERARDELVNVVKMLEQGGLDLDESLALWERGEALATRCEEHLAGARQRVENALSRTDLEGSE, encoded by the coding sequence TTGGCCGACTCCGGCAAGGACGACGAACTGGCCGAGATCTCCACCTTCGGCTACGAACGCGCCCGCGACGAACTGGTCAACGTCGTGAAGATGCTCGAACAGGGCGGCCTCGACCTGGACGAATCCCTGGCACTGTGGGAACGCGGCGAGGCCCTGGCCACCCGCTGCGAGGAGCATCTGGCCGGCGCGCGCCAACGCGTCGAGAACGCGCTGTCGCGCACCGATCTGGAAGGCAGCGAATGA
- a CDS encoding class II fumarate hydratase — translation MTTEETQYRIEHDTMGEVRVPVHALWRAQTQRAVENFPISGRGLERAQIRALGLLKAACAKVNRDLGLLDPAKADAIIAAANEIADGLHDDQFPIDVFQTGSGTSSNMNANEVIASIAKANGLTVHPNDDVNMSQSSNDTFPTATHLAATEGAIKDLIPALDHLRLALLDKSSEWRTVVKSGRTHLMDAVPVTLGQEFGGYTRQVAAGIERIMATLPRLGELPIGGTAVGTGLNAPDGFGTKVVAELVESTGIDALSEATDHFEAQAARDGLVEASGALRTIAVSLTKIANDIRWMGSGPLTGLGELQLPDLQPGSSIMPGKVNPVLPEAVTQVAAQVIGNDATVAFSGASGAFELNVYIPVMARNLLESIRLLANVSRLFADKCIRGLVANEDHLRTLAESSPSIVTPLNSAIGYEEAAAVTKEALKQRKTIRQTVIDRGLIDEKLTEAELDRRLDVLSMAKVRDEK, via the coding sequence ATGACGACCGAGGAGACGCAGTACCGCATCGAACACGACACCATGGGGGAAGTCCGTGTACCCGTGCACGCGTTGTGGCGGGCGCAGACCCAGCGGGCCGTGGAGAACTTTCCGATCAGCGGGCGCGGGCTGGAGCGGGCGCAGATTCGCGCGCTCGGCCTGCTGAAGGCCGCGTGTGCGAAGGTGAATCGGGATCTCGGACTGCTCGATCCGGCGAAGGCGGACGCGATCATCGCCGCCGCCAATGAGATCGCCGATGGCCTGCACGACGACCAGTTCCCGATCGATGTCTTCCAGACCGGCTCCGGCACCAGCTCGAATATGAACGCCAACGAGGTGATCGCCTCGATCGCCAAGGCGAACGGCCTGACCGTGCACCCGAACGACGACGTGAATATGTCGCAGTCGTCCAACGACACCTTCCCCACGGCAACCCATCTCGCCGCCACCGAGGGCGCGATCAAGGATCTGATCCCGGCGCTGGACCATCTGCGCCTGGCACTGCTGGATAAGTCGAGCGAGTGGCGCACCGTGGTGAAGTCCGGGCGCACCCACCTGATGGACGCCGTACCGGTGACCCTCGGCCAGGAGTTCGGCGGCTATACCCGCCAGGTCGCGGCGGGTATCGAACGCATCATGGCGACGCTCCCCCGGCTCGGCGAGCTGCCGATCGGCGGCACCGCGGTCGGCACGGGGCTCAACGCGCCCGACGGATTCGGCACGAAAGTCGTTGCCGAACTGGTCGAGTCGACCGGTATCGATGCACTGTCCGAGGCCACAGATCACTTCGAGGCGCAGGCCGCGCGCGACGGTCTGGTGGAGGCCTCCGGCGCGCTGCGCACAATCGCGGTGAGCCTCACCAAGATTGCCAACGACATTCGCTGGATGGGGTCGGGTCCGCTGACCGGACTCGGCGAACTCCAGTTGCCCGATCTGCAGCCCGGTAGTTCGATCATGCCCGGCAAAGTGAATCCGGTGCTGCCCGAGGCGGTCACCCAGGTTGCCGCGCAGGTGATCGGCAATGATGCGACTGTCGCCTTCTCCGGTGCGAGCGGGGCATTCGAGTTGAACGTCTACATCCCGGTGATGGCACGGAATCTGCTCGAGTCGATTCGCCTGCTGGCCAATGTCTCCCGGCTGTTCGCCGATAAGTGCATTCGAGGGTTGGTCGCGAACGAAGACCATTTGCGAACCCTGGCCGAATCCTCGCCGTCCATTGTGACTCCGCTGAACTCAGCTATCGGATATGAAGAGGCCGCCGCAGTCACCAAAGAGGCTTTGAAGCAGCGCAAGACAATTCGCCAGACGGTCATCGATCGCGGCCTTATCGACGAAAAGTTGACCGAGGCAGAACTCGACCGCCGACTCGACGTGCTGTCGATGGCGAAAGTACGAGACGAAAAGTAG
- a CDS encoding DUF4245 domain-containing protein, whose translation MSYQKPRILNDYRDLFWSLIPLVLIAVVFAGLASQCSFAAKGPTQGQIPHFDVNTALSVDAKSMPFPIRNPSLPEGWTPNSGSRDTITSTGGGPVSTVGFITPQGTYLRMSQSSATEEALSRFVLGSRYGTGTEQVGDQKWVVYAEQGSETAWIADFGQSRVLITGAGNHAGFTTLAAAIAAAQPLKP comes from the coding sequence GTGTCGTACCAAAAGCCACGCATTCTCAACGACTACCGGGATCTGTTCTGGTCGCTGATCCCGTTGGTGCTGATCGCCGTGGTCTTCGCCGGGCTCGCCAGCCAGTGCAGCTTCGCCGCGAAGGGACCGACGCAAGGCCAGATTCCGCACTTCGATGTGAACACGGCGCTGTCGGTGGACGCCAAGTCGATGCCGTTCCCGATCCGCAATCCGAGCCTGCCCGAGGGGTGGACGCCGAACTCCGGTAGCCGCGACACCATCACCAGCACTGGCGGCGGACCGGTCAGCACAGTCGGCTTCATCACGCCGCAGGGCACCTACCTGCGGATGAGCCAGAGCAGTGCGACCGAGGAAGCGTTGTCCCGCTTCGTACTGGGCTCCCGCTACGGCACCGGCACCGAGCAGGTCGGTGACCAGAAGTGGGTCGTCTACGCCGAACAGGGCTCCGAGACGGCGTGGATCGCCGACTTCGGCCAGTCCCGGGTGCTCATCACCGGCGCGGGCAACCACGCCGGCTTCACCACCCTCGCCGCCGCCATCGCGGCCGCCCAGCCGCTGAAGCCGTAG
- a CDS encoding VOC family protein, translating into MTIRRATPDIRTDDMAASREFYKRLGFDEAMDLGWVVTMASPANPTAQVLLLGPDAEQPQPNMSVEVEDVDAVHADMVAAGADIVYPLRDEQWGVRRFFVRDPSGTIVNVVSHRGPGADPLADVRRRMDQRSVDTEGRASAALQKLRDDERY; encoded by the coding sequence ATGACCATCCGCCGCGCCACCCCCGATATCCGCACCGATGACATGGCGGCCAGCCGCGAGTTCTACAAACGGCTCGGCTTCGACGAAGCGATGGACCTCGGCTGGGTCGTGACAATGGCATCCCCGGCTAACCCGACCGCCCAGGTCCTGCTGCTCGGCCCGGACGCCGAGCAGCCGCAACCGAATATGAGCGTCGAGGTCGAGGATGTCGACGCCGTGCACGCGGATATGGTCGCCGCCGGCGCCGACATCGTCTATCCACTGCGCGACGAGCAGTGGGGCGTACGTCGCTTCTTCGTCCGCGACCCAAGCGGCACCATCGTGAACGTGGTCAGTCACCGCGGACCAGGCGCGGACCCGCTTGCCGATGTGCGCCGCCGCATGGATCAGCGCTCTGTTGATACCGAGGGCCGCGCGAGCGCGGCGTTGCAGAAGTTGCGCGACGACGAACGCTACTGA